The genomic region CGCCGCCGGGACCGAAGCCGACGCCCGGGGAGGTGGCCACCTTTCCTTCGCGGACGAGCAGCTTGGCGAACTCCAGGCTGCCCAGGTGGCGGTAGGGCTCGGGGATGGGCGCCCACACGAACATCGTCCCCCGGGGCTTGTCGACGTCCCAGCCGATCCGCGACAGGCCCTCGCACAGGGCGTCCCGGCGGCTCTGGTACATCTCGTTCACCAGCTTGGGGTAGTCGCCGGCGTCGTTCATGGCCACGGTGGCGGCGATCTGGATGGGCTGGAAGGTCCCGTAGTCGAGGTAGCTCTTGAGCTTGGTGAGGGCCTGCACGATCGCCGCGTTGCCGACCAGGAAGCCGACGCGCCAGCCCGCCATGGAGAACGACTTGGTGAGCGTGTAGAGCTCGACGGCCACGTCCTTGGCCCCGGGCACCTGGAGGATCGACGGCGGCTGGTAGCCGTCGAAGGCGGTGTCTGAGTAGGCGAAGTCGTGGACGAGCACGACCTCGTGCTCCTTGGCGAACTCCACGACGCGCGTCATCCAGGCCAGGTCGACGCACGCCGTGGTGGGGTTGTGGGGGAACGACAGGACGATGACGCGGGGCTTGGGCCACTGGTTCTCCCACGCCTCCACCAGGTTGGCGAAGAAGTCCTGCTCGGGGCCCACCCGGACCTGCTGGACCTCGGCCCCGGCGAACAGGGCGGCGTAGATGTGGATGGGGTACGACGGCGACGGCACGAAGGCGGAGTCGCCCGGGCCGAGCAGCACCCACATCAGGTGGGACAGGCCCT from Acidimicrobiales bacterium harbors:
- a CDS encoding aminotransferase class I/II-fold pyridoxal phosphate-dependent enzyme is translated as MEFRRINGLPPYVFTVINELKVEARRQGDDVIDLGFGNPDIPSPDVAVEKLAEAVHNPRNHRYSSSKGIPKLRLAVSDLYLRRFGVELDPDNEVVTTIGAKEGLSHLMWVLLGPGDSAFVPSPSYPIHIYAALFAGAEVQQVRVGPEQDFFANLVEAWENQWPKPRVIVLSFPHNPTTACVDLAWMTRVVEFAKEHEVVLVHDFAYSDTAFDGYQPPSILQVPGAKDVAVELYTLTKSFSMAGWRVGFLVGNAAIVQALTKLKSYLDYGTFQPIQIAATVAMNDAGDYPKLVNEMYQSRRDALCEGLSRIGWDVDKPRGTMFVWAPIPEPYRHLGSLEFAKLLVREGKVATSPGVGFGPGGEGYVRFALIENEQRIAQAVRTIRRGLPEL